One window of Salegentibacter sp. Hel_I_6 genomic DNA carries:
- the tatC gene encoding twin-arginine translocase subunit TatC: protein MKQIGTPEPEMSFLDHLEDLRWHLIKAVIAIVVAGSIAFVLKGFIFDVLLFGPSRGDFFSYDMLCRISTSLGLDAGFCFDEMPFRIQSRTMGGQFSAHVWTSITAGFIIAFPYVIYQFWLFVSPAMHDNERKHAKGFIFITSLLFFIGVVFGYYVVTPLSINFLGKYQVSEAVFNDFDLSSYIGLVRASVLASGLIFELPIVIYFLTRVGVVTPQFLKKYRKYALVIVLILSAVITPPDIVSQIIVAIPVLILYEVSIVISKVIYKQELRKINQK from the coding sequence ATGAAGCAAATTGGCACCCCTGAACCAGAGATGTCCTTCTTGGACCATTTAGAAGATTTAAGATGGCACTTAATAAAGGCGGTTATCGCAATAGTTGTTGCCGGTTCCATAGCCTTTGTTTTAAAAGGCTTCATCTTTGACGTATTACTTTTTGGCCCCAGTAGAGGCGATTTCTTTTCCTACGATATGCTATGTAGAATCTCTACATCGCTTGGTCTGGATGCGGGATTCTGTTTTGATGAGATGCCATTTAGAATTCAAAGTAGAACTATGGGCGGTCAATTCTCTGCCCACGTTTGGACCTCTATCACAGCTGGTTTTATTATCGCATTCCCTTACGTAATCTATCAATTTTGGTTATTCGTATCCCCTGCAATGCACGATAATGAACGTAAGCATGCAAAAGGATTTATTTTCATAACCTCTCTATTATTTTTTATTGGGGTAGTTTTCGGATATTACGTAGTAACTCCTTTATCAATAAATTTCCTTGGAAAATATCAGGTAAGTGAAGCCGTTTTTAACGATTTTGACCTTAGTAGTTATATTGGCCTGGTTAGAGCTTCGGTGCTTGCCAGCGGACTTATTTTTGAATTGCCCATCGTGATTTACTTCCTTACTAGAGTTGGGGTAGTAACTCCGCAATTCTTAAAAAAATATCGAAAATACGCGTTAGTAATAGTGCTGATTCTATCAGCTGTAATAACGCCACCGGACATTGTTAGCCAGATAATTGTGGCCATTCCGGTATTGATACTTTATGAAGTAAGTATTGTTATTTCAAAAGTGATTTACAAACAAGAATTAAGAAAAATTAATCAAAAATAG
- a CDS encoding carboxymuconolactone decarboxylase family protein, whose protein sequence is MINKVDEFNAYRQQMNDKILGENNKVLKRIFNLDTNAFTEGAVDKKTKELLGLVASLVLRCDDCVKYHLESSYKQGLSREQVMETLSIGTLIGGTIVIPHLRRAHEYWEALENADV, encoded by the coding sequence ATGATCAATAAAGTTGACGAATTCAATGCTTACCGTCAGCAGATGAATGATAAAATTCTGGGCGAGAACAATAAGGTACTCAAAAGAATTTTTAATTTAGACACAAATGCTTTCACTGAAGGCGCTGTAGATAAAAAAACAAAAGAATTATTAGGTCTTGTGGCCTCCCTGGTTTTACGTTGTGATGATTGCGTAAAATATCATTTAGAGTCCAGTTATAAACAAGGTCTAAGCCGGGAACAGGTAATGGAAACGCTTAGTATTGGGACTTTAATTGGCGGCACTATTGTTATTCCTCACCTAAGAAGAGCTCACGAATACTGGGAAGCGCTGGAAAATGCCGACGTATAA
- the lptB gene encoding LPS export ABC transporter ATP-binding protein: MKLRAENLVKAYKGKKVVKGISLEVNQGEIVGLLGPNGAGKTTSFYMIVGLIKPNSGKIILDKENITKFPMYKRAQHGIGYLAQEASVFRKLSIEDNIMSVLELTDLSKEERHHKMETLIEEFGLSHIRKNRGDLLSGGERRRTEIARALATDPNFILLDEPFAGVDPVAVEDIQRIVAQLKDKNIGILITDHNVQETLAITDRTYLMFEGSILKHGQPEELAEDEMVRKVYLGQNFELRKKKLFK; this comes from the coding sequence ATGAAATTACGCGCCGAGAATTTAGTTAAAGCCTACAAAGGAAAAAAAGTTGTAAAAGGAATTTCCCTGGAAGTAAACCAGGGAGAGATCGTTGGTTTATTGGGACCAAATGGTGCGGGAAAAACCACTTCCTTTTATATGATCGTAGGCCTTATTAAACCAAATTCAGGAAAGATAATTTTAGACAAAGAAAACATCACTAAATTCCCAATGTATAAAAGGGCGCAGCACGGCATTGGGTATCTCGCGCAGGAAGCTTCGGTTTTTAGGAAACTAAGTATTGAAGACAATATTATGAGTGTGCTGGAACTAACCGATCTTTCGAAAGAAGAACGCCACCATAAGATGGAAACCCTTATCGAAGAATTTGGTTTAAGCCATATTCGCAAAAACCGAGGTGATCTTTTAAGTGGTGGTGAAAGAAGACGTACAGAAATTGCCCGGGCACTGGCAACCGATCCTAATTTTATACTACTCGACGAACCATTTGCGGGAGTAGACCCGGTAGCGGTAGAAGACATTCAAAGAATTGTCGCACAATTAAAGGATAAAAATATCGGGATTCTTATTACCGATCACAATGTACAGGAAACCCTTGCTATCACCGACAGGACTTACCTGATGTTTGAAGGAAGTATTCTAAAACACGGGCAACCCGAAGAACTCGCAGAAGATGAAATGGTACGAAAGGTTTACCTCGGACAAAACTTTGAGTTAAGGAAGAAGAAGTTGTTTAAGTAA
- a CDS encoding DUF2442 domain-containing protein: MKVIRIISADYLEDYKIKLKFNDGLEKRIDLEKELYGEIFEPLKNMDYFKNFSLNHFTIEWPNGADFAPEFLYNYNKELV, from the coding sequence ATGAAAGTAATTCGAATAATATCGGCTGATTACCTTGAGGATTATAAAATTAAACTAAAATTTAATGATGGTCTGGAAAAGAGGATTGATTTGGAGAAGGAACTTTATGGGGAAATCTTCGAACCCCTAAAAAATATGGACTATTTTAAAAACTTCAGTTTGAATCACTTTACCATAGAATGGCCAAATGGAGCTGACTTCGCACCAGAATTTCTTTACAATTACAATAAAGAATTAGTTTAA
- a CDS encoding DUF4160 domain-containing protein encodes MPEISRFYGIVIYMFFNDHNPPHFHVNYQGYEAIIEIENGTVTGQIPRRALKMIYEWLDLHKDELMNNWEKMTQRKPLSKIEPLD; translated from the coding sequence TTGCCAGAGATCAGTAGGTTTTATGGAATAGTCATCTATATGTTCTTTAACGACCATAATCCCCCTCATTTTCACGTAAATTATCAGGGATATGAGGCAATTATCGAGATAGAGAATGGCACAGTTACCGGGCAGATTCCAAGAAGAGCATTAAAGATGATTTATGAATGGCTGGATTTACATAAGGATGAACTTATGAATAACTGGGAAAAAATGACGCAAAGAAAACCACTTTCTAAAATAGAACCATTAGATTAA
- a CDS encoding phosphatidylcholine/phosphatidylserine synthase has product MTIKRHIPNIITLLNLLCGTIAVIFAVQGSLIMAAIFVAGGIFFDFFDGLAARSLKVAGELGLQLDSLADVVTSGVVPGIVMYQLLDNALPGSSGVENTGWEVNPGWWDWNFNPLALIGLLISLASAYRLAKFNVDDRQTDSFIGVPTPANALLILSFPLILTYQPDSFLTGLILNEWFLIGLTFLSCYLLNAEIKLFALKFKNWGFADNKLRYFFLLLCLALILVFQFVAVPLIILSYVLLSVVFPKKEEL; this is encoded by the coding sequence ATGACGATAAAAAGACATATTCCGAATATTATTACGCTTCTAAATCTTCTATGCGGAACTATAGCCGTAATCTTTGCGGTGCAGGGCAGCCTCATTATGGCTGCAATCTTTGTTGCCGGTGGAATATTCTTCGATTTTTTTGACGGACTTGCCGCCCGAAGTTTGAAAGTTGCAGGAGAGCTTGGTTTGCAGCTAGATTCGCTGGCCGATGTGGTAACCAGTGGTGTGGTGCCTGGCATTGTGATGTATCAATTATTAGATAATGCGTTGCCCGGTAGTTCTGGAGTAGAAAATACCGGCTGGGAAGTAAATCCCGGTTGGTGGGATTGGAATTTTAACCCCCTGGCTTTAATTGGCTTGTTAATTAGTTTAGCCTCAGCTTACAGATTGGCTAAATTTAATGTGGACGATCGCCAAACCGATTCATTTATAGGAGTTCCAACGCCTGCCAATGCACTTTTAATTTTAAGTTTTCCGCTTATTCTCACTTACCAACCTGATAGCTTTTTAACCGGCTTAATTTTAAACGAGTGGTTTTTGATTGGTCTCACTTTTTTAAGCTGCTATCTTTTAAATGCAGAAATAAAATTATTCGCCCTTAAATTTAAAAATTGGGGTTTTGCCGATAATAAATTGAGATACTTCTTCCTGCTTTTATGCCTGGCCCTTATCCTGGTGTTCCAGTTTGTAGCTGTGCCACTTATTATATTAAGTTATGTGCTTTTGTCGGTAGTATTTCCAAAGAAAGAGGAGTTGTGA
- a CDS encoding SIS domain-containing protein: MKLKEKILNAAKETISIEAKAIANLENYIDSEFAEAVEQIYKAKGRVIVTGIGKSAVIATKIVATLNSTGTPAIFMHAADAIHGDLGTIQKDDVVICISKSGNSPEIKVLVPYIKDFKNLLVGITADKESFLGRESDYVLNSYVEKEACPNNLAPTTSTTAQMVMGDALAICLLKLKGFSRKDFAKYHPGGSLGKKLYLRVSDITAQNMKPQVTPETSVTDAIIEISEKMLGVTAVLENDKIIGIITDGDIRRMLKNNTEFKNLTARDIMSPAPKTIDQDSLAVDALEMLEENKISQLLALENQTYAGVVHIHNLIREGIL; the protein is encoded by the coding sequence TTGAAACTGAAGGAAAAAATTCTTAACGCAGCAAAAGAAACCATTTCCATTGAAGCCAAAGCAATTGCAAACCTGGAAAATTATATTGATAGTGAGTTTGCTGAAGCCGTAGAACAAATTTATAAAGCCAAAGGAAGGGTAATTGTTACCGGTATAGGAAAAAGTGCCGTGATTGCTACAAAAATAGTTGCTACCCTAAATTCTACAGGCACTCCAGCAATTTTTATGCACGCTGCAGATGCCATTCACGGCGATCTTGGAACCATACAAAAAGACGATGTGGTAATTTGTATTTCTAAAAGTGGAAATAGTCCTGAAATTAAAGTTTTAGTACCCTATATAAAGGATTTTAAAAACTTGCTTGTAGGAATTACCGCCGATAAAGAATCTTTTCTGGGAAGGGAATCTGATTATGTTTTAAATTCCTATGTTGAAAAAGAAGCCTGTCCAAATAATCTTGCCCCCACAACCAGCACTACTGCGCAAATGGTAATGGGAGATGCGCTGGCAATTTGTCTTTTAAAATTAAAAGGATTTTCAAGAAAAGATTTTGCAAAATATCATCCCGGTGGTTCGCTTGGTAAAAAGCTTTACTTGCGGGTTAGCGACATTACCGCTCAAAATATGAAACCCCAGGTTACTCCAGAAACTTCGGTTACCGATGCAATTATTGAGATTTCAGAGAAAATGCTTGGAGTTACCGCGGTACTTGAAAACGATAAGATTATTGGAATAATTACCGATGGTGATATTAGAAGAATGCTTAAAAACAATACGGAATTTAAAAATCTTACCGCAAGAGATATTATGAGTCCAGCACCAAAAACTATAGATCAGGATTCCCTGGCGGTAGATGCATTAGAAATGTTGGAAGAAAATAAGATCTCACAATTACTGGCACTGGAAAACCAAACCTATGCGGGTGTCGTACATATCCATAACCTAATTCGAGAAGGAATTTTATAA